One segment of Streptomyces sp. NBC_00576 DNA contains the following:
- a CDS encoding uroporphyrinogen-III synthase yields MSPTTLPAGPDHGHVTFLGAGPGDPGLLTLRAVEALANADVLVAEHEVLDVVRTHARQGVAELDTELDTPIGSTYPGTGTPQLTVVDGASTTAGVPAVRDAAHLVMEAARGGRRVVRAVSGDPGLDTYAAGEMLACARAGVPFEVVPGVAAAVGVPAYAGVPLRDAQGADVRFVDARTASDRCWTEVGASDGTVVVSTTLDSVAAAAGELVAAGRKPDTPLTVTIAGTTTRQRTWSATLGTIAQMFKQGKVLPSPDGGRPVIAVVGERSAAAQREQLSWFESKPLFGWRVLVPRTKEQSASLSDQLRSYGAVPHEVPTIAVEPPRTPQQMERAVKGLVTGRYEWIAFTSVNAVKAVREKFEEYGLDARAFAGIKVAAVGEQTAKALVAFGVKPDLVPSGEQSAAGLLEDWPPYDPVFDPIDRVFLPRADIATETLVAGLIELGWEVDDVTAYRTVRASPPPQETREAIKGGGFDAVLFTSSSTVRNLVGIAGKPHNVTVIACIGPATAKTAEEHGLRVDVMAPEPSVHKLAEALADFGLRRRASAVESGDPVTRPSERRPGARRRRTT; encoded by the coding sequence GTGAGCCCCACCACCCTTCCCGCCGGTCCGGACCATGGGCACGTCACCTTTCTTGGTGCCGGACCCGGGGATCCGGGACTACTGACTCTGCGCGCCGTCGAGGCGCTGGCTAACGCGGACGTACTGGTCGCCGAGCACGAGGTGCTCGACGTCGTACGCACGCACGCCAGACAAGGCGTCGCCGAGCTCGATACCGAATTGGACACGCCTATTGGCAGCACGTATCCAGGCACAGGCACGCCTCAACTAACGGTTGTTGACGGCGCGTCAACGACCGCTGGTGTACCCGCTGTGCGGGATGCCGCACATCTTGTCATGGAGGCCGCGCGGGGCGGCAGGCGGGTCGTGCGTGCGGTGTCCGGGGATCCCGGGCTCGACACGTACGCCGCCGGAGAGATGCTGGCGTGCGCCCGCGCGGGCGTCCCCTTCGAGGTGGTACCGGGCGTCGCGGCCGCCGTGGGCGTGCCCGCGTACGCCGGTGTGCCGCTGCGGGACGCGCAGGGCGCGGACGTCCGGTTCGTGGACGCCCGTACGGCGTCGGACCGGTGCTGGACCGAGGTCGGGGCTTCCGACGGGACGGTGGTCGTCTCGACGACCCTCGACTCGGTGGCCGCCGCCGCGGGTGAGCTGGTCGCGGCCGGGCGTAAGCCCGACACTCCGCTGACCGTGACGATCGCCGGGACCACGACGCGTCAGCGGACCTGGTCGGCGACGCTGGGGACCATTGCCCAGATGTTCAAGCAGGGCAAGGTGCTGCCGTCGCCCGACGGTGGCCGGCCGGTGATAGCCGTGGTCGGCGAGCGGTCAGCCGCTGCTCAGCGTGAGCAGTTGTCGTGGTTCGAGAGCAAGCCGCTGTTCGGGTGGCGGGTGCTGGTGCCGCGTACGAAGGAGCAGTCGGCGTCGCTCTCCGACCAGTTGCGGTCCTACGGGGCCGTGCCGCACGAGGTGCCGACGATCGCTGTCGAGCCGCCGCGGACGCCCCAGCAGATGGAGCGGGCGGTCAAGGGGCTGGTCACGGGCCGTTATGAGTGGATCGCTTTCACGAGCGTGAATGCGGTCAAGGCTGTGCGTGAGAAGTTCGAGGAGTACGGGCTTGATGCCCGTGCCTTCGCCGGGATCAAGGTCGCGGCCGTCGGGGAGCAGACCGCCAAGGCGTTGGTCGCTTTCGGTGTGAAGCCTGATCTGGTGCCCAGTGGGGAGCAGTCGGCGGCCGGGTTGCTGGAGGACTGGCCTCCTTACGATCCGGTTTTCGATCCGATCGATCGCGTTTTCCTGCCCCGGGCCGATATCGCCACGGAGACGTTGGTCGCCGGGCTGATCGAGCTGGGCTGGGAGGTCGACGACGTCACGGCCTACCGGACGGTGCGGGCCTCGCCGCCGCCGCAGGAGACTCGGGAGGCGATCAAGGGGGGTGGCTTCGATGCCGTTCTCTTCACGTCGTCGTCCACTGTGCGGAACCTGGTGGGCATCGCGGGCAAGCCTCATAACGTGACGGTGATCGCGTGTATCGGGCCGGCTACGGCGAAGACCGCTGAGGAGCATGGGCTGCGGGTCGATGTCATGGCTCCGGAGCCGTCCGTGCACAAGTTGGCGGAGGCGCTGGCGGACTTCGGGTTGCGGCGGAGGGCTTCTGCTGTGGAGTCGGGGGATCCGGTTACTCGGCCGAGTGAGCGGCGGCCGGGGGCTCGGCGTCGGCGGACCACGTAG